A window of Microbacterium sp. BK668 genomic DNA:
CCACCTCCGCATGGCCGCGCGAGGCGACCTGTGACACGAAGGTCCCTGCCGACACGACTCCGACATTCGCGGTCAATTCCAGTGCGGAGTCCGTGTCGGCGAATCGGACCTCGGTGAGTGAGCCGTGCAGAGCACCTCGGGTGCCGGTGAGCTGGTCGACCGCCTCGACCGCGCGCGCGAGGACCGCTGCCGCCGAGGAGCCGCGTGAGACCGACGACGCGTGCCCGCCATCGGCGGCGACGTCCAGCCGCAGCCACAGCACGCCCTTCTCGCCGAGCGCGAGCCGGCGGTACCCGGGGCCTTCACCGCAGATGAGCGCGTCCCCTGAGAGGCCGGGGATGCTCTCGAGCAGATGTGCGGAGCCGTGCGGACCGAACGCCACTTCGTCGCTCACCGCGGTGAAGGTCACGCGCCCGCCCCAGAGGTCACGGTGCTCGTTCAGGGCGACGACCGCGTGCGCCATGGCGGCGACCGCTCCCTTCATGTTCCCCATGCCGAGCCCGTAGAGGCGGCCGTCGACCGCGCTCAGCTTCCAGATCGGATGCCTCCACAGAGCTTCCTCGCCGGGCGGCATGGTGTCGAGGTGCACATTGAGCACGAGATGCGGGCCGGGCCGGCCGGAGTCCAGTTCCGCGACCACGCAGGGCATGTTCGGGTCGAGCGCGATGAGTTGCGGATGCAGGCCGCCTGCCTCCAGGAAGCGCGCGACGACGCCCGCGACCTGACGTGTGTCACCCGGGGGATTGACGCTCGGTGCGGCGACCAGTCGGGCGCACAGGTCGACGAGGGAACCGCGTCTCGCCTCCACCCACTGGGCGACGAGGTCCGTCGTCTCGTACCCGGTCACGCCGCGCCCGCTTCGACGTCGCGCCGCGGATCGGCGAGGGCGAACGGTCCCTCGCCGTCGACCCCGGCGATCACCACGGCACCGAACACGTCCTCGCCGTACGCGCGCGACACGACGTCGTGGCCTCGCGAGTGCAGGGCGGCGCGCGCCGGGTGGCCCCGCTCCACAAGAAGCTTCGCATCCTCGCTCCGCCAGCGACTCGCGGCCAGCGCCTGCGGCCAGTCCTCACCGCCGTAGCGGCGTGCGGCGAGGATCTGGAGCAGCGTCTGCACCTGACCGTCGGCGCCGGGAGTGGCCAGCGCGGTGGTCGCGCCCCCCCCGCGGAGAAGGGCGGGCGCGAGCGTGTGCACCGGATAGCCGTTCGGTCGCGGCGCGTTGGCGCCTTCGGTGAATCCTGCCGCGCGGTTCGCGAGCACGATGCCGAGCTCGGGGACGAAGACGCCTGATCCGAAGTCGTCGAACACGCTCACGAGCGACGAGACCACGGTGCCCTCGGCATCTGCGGCGGCGACGCCGGCGGTATGAAGGTAGGCGCGGGGTCCTCCGCGACGCGATGCGCGCTCCGGGTCGACGTCGAGCGGCTCTCGCAGCAGCTCTTCGCCACGACCCGCGTCCGCGCGGTGCGCGAACACGCTCTGGGTGAGCTCGACGAGGACATGCGGGAGGGATGCCTCGTAAACCGGTGCGCGGCGGTCCAGCCACCCGGCAGCCATCGCAAGAAGGACCGCTTGCGACGGGGGCGGCTGGACCAGCAACTCACCCCCGTTCCAGGGGACCACGATCGGGTCGCCCACCAGAGTTGCGTGTCGCGCTAGGTCGTCAGGGGAGAGTGAGCCGCCCGTCCGCGACGCAGCTCGCGCGATCGCCGTCGCGGCGCTTCCGGAGTAGAAGGCGTCGCGTCCTCGCGTGCCGACCGCGTGAAGCAGCTGCGCCAGCTCCGGCTGTGCCCATGACTCGGCCCGCGCGTCGACGGCCTGGAGGAGGGCCCATCCGGCGCCGCCGTAGGCGTCCAGGCGGGCTCGTTGGGCTGCGGCGGACGATGCCGTTCCACGGGTCAACGGTGTGTTCTCGGCGGTGCGCACCGCAGGCTCGAGAACTTCGGCGAGGGCCAGTCGACCGCCTCGCGCGTGGAGTTCGATCCATCCATCCACGAGACCCGGAACAGTGACGGAGCCGCCCCCGTCATTCGTCCATCTGGGAGGTGCGACGCCGGGTGAGCGGCCGACACCGTTGATCGTCGTCACCCCGTCCGCTCGACGGACGAGCGCGAGCACGTCACCGCCCAGGCCCGCCGCATCGGGAAGGACGACACAGATCATCGCCTGCGCCGCGATCGCCGCATCGACGGCTGATCCGCCGCGCGCCAGCATCGTCAGCCCGGCGGCGGTGGCGAGGGGGTGAGCCGCCGAAACCGCCCCTCGCTTCCCCCGCTGAACGACCGGGAGGGAGCCGAAGTCGGCGGCGGTGCCGTGCGGAGAGGGGTGCACATCATGAGCGACCATAGCTATAGTGTACGGCAACGTATTTTTTATACGAAAGGCCATCGCCATGGACTCCTCTGCCCTCCCGACGAATGTGGACGTCACCGAAGACGTCGCTCTCCGTCTGCTCGAGGGAGTTGCCGCCGCAGCGCGTTCGCGCGGAGTGCGACTCGCGGCCTGCGTGGTCGACCGCGGCGGCAACCTCGTCGCCGCTCGCCGCGCGGACGGCGCGCAGTGGGGCGGGATGGGCCTCGCGGTCGACAAGGCCTTCACCGCGGCGGCCTTCGGAGCACCCACCGCGCGGTGGGCCGACACGTCTGTGCCCGGAGGGCCGGACTGGGGATTGGGCGGTGCGCTCGCGGGACGGGTGGTGGCAATCGCCGGAGGAGTGCCGCTGTACGCGGACGGCGAGCTCATCGGTGGGCTGGGTGTGTCGGGCGCGCCCAGCTCGGTGGACGATGCGTGCGCGCGGGAAAGCGTTCAGGCGCTGGGTCTCGGGGTGGAACCGTGAGTGTCGCTCTCGTGCTGGGCGGGGCATCCGGGATCGGTGCCGCCGTCGTTCGCGCACTGAGTGCCCGCGGCGACACCGTCGTTCTGGCCGACCGCGACATCGAGGCGGCAGAAGCACTGATCGTCTCCCTCGGCGACCCCGCAGCGCTCGCCGTCCGCGCAGATCTCGGAAAGCCCGACGCCCCCGCGCATGCGGTCGCGAGCGCCGAGGAGCGCGGGGACGGCGTCATCGACCTGGTGTTCTACAACGCGGGCGTCCTGCGCGCCGCACCCCTTTCTTCCTGGACGGCGACCGAGTGGGACCAGTCCGCGGCGGTGAATCTGCGCGGCCCGTTCCTCACCGCCGTGGCGGCCGATGCCGCGCTCCGACGCAGCGGCCGGGGGCGCTACATCGTGACCAGTTCGACCGGCGCTCTCCGGGGCCACGCAGGAATGCCCGCGTACCACGCGACGAAGGCGGGGCTGCTCGGGCTGATCC
This region includes:
- a CDS encoding M20/M25/M40 family metallo-hydrolase, with protein sequence MTGYETTDLVAQWVEARRGSLVDLCARLVAAPSVNPPGDTRQVAGVVARFLEAGGLHPQLIALDPNMPCVVAELDSGRPGPHLVLNVHLDTMPPGEEALWRHPIWKLSAVDGRLYGLGMGNMKGAVAAMAHAVVALNEHRDLWGGRVTFTAVSDEVAFGPHGSAHLLESIPGLSGDALICGEGPGYRRLALGEKGVLWLRLDVAADGGHASSVSRGSSAAAVLARAVEAVDQLTGTRGALHGSLTEVRFADTDSALELTANVGVVSAGTFVSQVASRGHAEVDLRLPPGITADGAQALVEDAVARAVPDADMTVRRIKGWDPNITAPDSAIVRAWQDAWSRLGLGELEYAIRLPASDASRWRSRGTPAICFGPQPTYSAGIDDYAEEDEVVRCAALYAASALAYLDGVSPGEAGWSS
- a CDS encoding gamma-glutamyltransferase — translated: MVAHDVHPSPHGTAADFGSLPVVQRGKRGAVSAAHPLATAAGLTMLARGGSAVDAAIAAQAMICVVLPDAAGLGGDVLALVRRADGVTTINGVGRSPGVAPPRWTNDGGGSVTVPGLVDGWIELHARGGRLALAEVLEPAVRTAENTPLTRGTASSAAAQRARLDAYGGAGWALLQAVDARAESWAQPELAQLLHAVGTRGRDAFYSGSAATAIARAASRTGGSLSPDDLARHATLVGDPIVVPWNGGELLVQPPPSQAVLLAMAAGWLDRRAPVYEASLPHVLVELTQSVFAHRADAGRGEELLREPLDVDPERASRRGGPRAYLHTAGVAAADAEGTVVSSLVSVFDDFGSGVFVPELGIVLANRAAGFTEGANAPRPNGYPVHTLAPALLRGGGATTALATPGADGQVQTLLQILAARRYGGEDWPQALAASRWRSEDAKLLVERGHPARAALHSRGHDVVSRAYGEDVFGAVVIAGVDGEGPFALADPRRDVEAGAA
- a CDS encoding heme-binding protein; its protein translation is MDSSALPTNVDVTEDVALRLLEGVAAAARSRGVRLAACVVDRGGNLVAARRADGAQWGGMGLAVDKAFTAAAFGAPTARWADTSVPGGPDWGLGGALAGRVVAIAGGVPLYADGELIGGLGVSGAPSSVDDACARESVQALGLGVEP
- a CDS encoding SDR family NAD(P)-dependent oxidoreductase, yielding MSVALVLGGASGIGAAVVRALSARGDTVVLADRDIEAAEALIVSLGDPAALAVRADLGKPDAPAHAVASAEERGDGVIDLVFYNAGVLRAAPLSSWTATEWDQSAAVNLRGPFLTAVAADAALRRSGRGRYIVTSSTGALRGHAGMPAYHATKAGLLGLIRALADEWGPAGITANAVLPGWIDTTFNDDFWAHQDDPADAARRLQDGIPLRRQGAPDDVVGAVLFLSSPEASYITGQSLVVDGGYTAV